A section of the Labrus bergylta chromosome 21, fLabBer1.1, whole genome shotgun sequence genome encodes:
- the egr2b gene encoding early growth response protein 2b isoform X2 — protein MSAEMSAADRRSLDLSSYSGGFSQPANHRNQTFTYMGKFSIDSQYPTNWSPEGVINIVSGIFNVAGPPPHAAAASSSSSSPASSGSPPHFSSGALSCSMAAQTPAELDHHHHLYSPPPPYSSSSGCGEVYQDPSAFLSTSSCPISSYPPPSYSSPKQPCGSEGPGLFPLIPDYSGFFPPACQRDLHAPGIQDRKPFGPCPLDSFRVPPPLIPLNTIRNCTLGGPGVGGSEGGPPRLPSAYSPQNLPLRPILRPRKYPNRPSKTPIHERPYPCPAEGCDRRFSRSDELTRHIRIHTGHKPFQCRICMRNFSRSDHLTTHIRTHTGEKPFACDFCGRKFARSDERKRHTKIHLRQKERKSSTVSSSSSSSSSSSGVDRGAASICS, from the coding sequence CCTACATGGGAAAGTTCTCCATCGACTCCCAGTACCCGACAAACTGGAGCCCCGAGGGAGTCATCAACATCGTGTCGGGCATCTTCAACGTGGCCggtcctcctcctcatgctgctgctgcctcctcctcctcctcctctccggcCTCCTCAGGATCTCCTCCTCACTTCTCCTCCGGAGCTCTGAGCTGCAGCATGGCGGCGCAGACCCCGGCTGAGTTAGACCACCACCATCACCTGtactccccccctcctccctactCCTCCTCGTCGGGCTGCGGGGAGGTGTACCAGGACCCCTCCGCCTTCCTGTCCACCTCCTCCTGTCCCATCTCTTCCTACCCCCCGCCCTCCTACTCTTCTCCGAAGCAGCCCTGCGGCTCGGAAGGACCCGGGCTCTTCCCGCTCATCCCGGACTATTCTGGTTTCTTCCCGCCGGCCTGTCAACGGGACCTGCACGCGCCCGGGATCCAGGACCGGAAACCGTTCGGCCCGTGCCCTCTCGACTCCTTCCGCGTGCCCCCGCCGCTCATCCCCCTGAACACCATCAGGAACTGTACTCTAGGGGGGCCCGGTGTCGGTGGCTCAGAGGGGGGTCCTCCGCGGCTCCCTTCAGCCTACAGTCCTCAAAACCTGCCCCTCAGGCCGATCCTGCGGCCCCGGAAGTACCCCAACAGACCCAGCAAGACCCCGATCCACGAGCGCCCATACCCGTGCCCCGCAGAGGGATGCGACCGCCGCTTCTCGCGCTCCGACGAACTCACGCGACACATCCGGATCCACACCGGACACAAGCCGTTCCAGTGCCGGATCTGTATGCGCAACTTCAGCCGCAGCGACCACCTGACCACGCACATCCGCACGCACACCGGGGAGAAGCCGTTCGCCTGCGACTTCTGCGGACGAAAGTTCGCGCGAAGCGACGAGAGGAAAAGACACACGAAGATCCACCTGCGGCAGAAGGAGAGGAAATCCTCcactgtctcctcctcctcctcttcctcctccagcagctccgGTGTGGATCGCGGCGCAGCCAGCATCTGCTCATAG